The Populus alba chromosome 13, ASM523922v2, whole genome shotgun sequence genome contains the following window.
AACCATTCAATATACCTTCTTTGAAATGgtatgtcaaataaaaaaatgagatttaaatcaatgttgaattaaaaaaaagtgatttcttATTATCATAGATTAATTTGagtgagaaattattttttcctagcTAGAATAATCAAGaagattaatttgaataaacaaGTAAACTTTTGTCACGTAGGATTTGAATAAGCAAACCATCACTTcgattaattataaaaaacttgaCAAAAGTTTATCTTAATGTGTACACGGAGCCTTgatcaaatcataatttatttatatgtgaGAAGTCCAAGTTTTTAGACCATACATAATTAGGTACAATTGTTAGTTACTTCTCTTTTTGTGAAAGTCTTTAAACtcattattgagttttttttttttttcaatatcatttatTGTCATGTTATGgagtcaaaaatatttttataattatttttatttaattttttaaaataaaaaacaaagtggtGTCTTCATGtatcaaaatattcttaaaCATAGAttcattcaatatatttttataactcTCATTCCTTAACATCCTTAATGAATTAGGCTCGTAGGCCCAACAAAAAACCCATGTGGGCCGAGCACCCACAGTACTAGCTTAAGGTGTTGTTTGTAtcattatgttttcttttttttttttcctagaaaaaaatagaaaacgaCTTTGGTTcaaatattgtatttattttgtttttgtgaaaaatattaaaatataaaacataatttttaaagaacaataaaaaatggtaATTGTGGCACTTACGGTGTGATCTCACAGtagtattgaattttataaaaaaaaaaaaaaaaaaaaaacatgagatttCATGTATCCTAAGTTTTGATGCTGAGACAACGTACTGAAGGCAAGACTGATGGTTCTTGAGAAAAGGATAACAATAAAGCTATTATAGCTATGAAATAATGGGTGGGTGATGGCTTagaaactatgaaaaaaagtaGAGAGTGGTTATGAATGGAAGACTACAGGGAATACAGATTTTATGtgattaagaattttattaatttgaaatggGAAGGTGAAGGGTCTATTATTGAAAACATGGGTGAATTCTAGTAATTGATTAATCAGTTGATCATCACCATGATAATAATGCTTGAAGATGAGTTACAAGCACCATTTGTTTTAGAGACTTTGCTAGACATTTAGTCATTATCCACGACTCTTTCACtaaaaaacactagaaaataATGGACATACGTTTTCACAGAGAACACGATTTATTAGCAGTTTAGatgttataataattataagagAGAAGGTTAGGTCAGGAAAAGTTGGCATGTTTGGgaatgttgtttttgttgttttttaaaatgtttttcgtattaaaatacatcaaaataatattatttttaaaaaaattatttttgagattagcgcATCAACACGAtataaaacatacaaaataaattaatttttagcaaaaaaaaataaacggtgaatcaaagaataataataaaaaaaagataaagtgaGCGTTTGAAAATGCAGTTATATCcgtatgttttcaaattattattttttttttgctaaaagttaatttttgttgtatgttttttattattttgatgcgctgatcttaaaaataatttttaaaaaaataaaaaaaatatatcattttaatgcattttagtataaaaaatattttaaaaaacactcgTAACTACACTGtcaaatagaaaatagaatACCCTCGATTTGTGTGTTGAATTGGTTGGTGACTCAACAGTTGCTACTTCTAGGAAGGAATTCTTTATTGTTATGATATGTGTATTAATAAAGATGGGCACCTAACACACTAACTTTGAAAGATACATTGCATGAACCTATCTGATTTCTGCAATCATTTTAGTAGTGAAAGACACAATCTCACCAAGATATCAATGGTCTTTAATGGAGGCGAGACTTGCGATAAACTATTGCAGAAAGAGAGCATAGTTCATTAAACTTGAGAAAAAGTAAACCTAATATGGACGACAGACATACCGGAGAGTATTGAATGGAAAAGATAAGATTGATATCGAGCCTATAATTGATCATGATAATGACACAAACATGTGGAGTATACTAATCAAGACCCATCACTTTAAAATACGAAGCTTCAGGTGAGTAGATCTACTAATCAAGAATTATAGTTCTAATTATGtcatatttaaaatatgaaGCCCCAAGGTCATGAGTAGATctactataaaaaaatccatagaTTTTATAATGGATTGGGAGAAGTTATATGATCGGTGATGTGATTGATTTTGTAAGATAGTATGATATTGAAAATGATTCTCTTAAATAAAAGTCTTGCTAGTATGTATCCAAAAGttatatacaagaaaataatgGGTTGTGACTACTTGAAATATAGATGGTAAGTTATGATTTTTCTCCCTTGGTGGATtggaggaagatatttgttttagtttaatatGTCTTGATTAtacttgatattattatattcatgtaaatacatatttattattaataaatacttaatttatttttaatatttatataatattagatcaataaatctagagtaaagatagaAGTTcatgcaataaaaatattttgtaaatgaaaattataaattttgttatatttatggGATTCATATTGCATTAaagtattgtttttaaaatattcctgGTCGATATTCTTTTAAATACTGAACATTTATTAAAATCGTATGGATTACCATTGGAGGCTGAACAATTGAACGGCTTGTGATTTGTAAATAacctaatctttaaaaaattgttcaaaaataaaaaaagactagaTCTCCATGTAATAAATCCCTAAACAACTCTAAATTTATCTATTAAGATCCTAAGGACTtcccaaataattttatttaatagttatcGCTGCATGTATGATATTTAagaacccattaatttgttggGTAATGAATCTAGTTTATGATGACCCATAATAATggattaaacaagaaattattaaaaatgaaaatgaaaagacaatGGGAGGATGAAAAGGTGTTTATGTAATGTTTAGATTGATCGAACAAATGAACCATGGATAACATGATAAATAAGCAATATTACCTAAAATTATTGACCTTGCCTTTTCATTTAACATgtcaattaatgaaataattataaacaaatcatgcTCTAGTTATTTTAGGCTCCATGCTTAGGATTCTATAAACTGCAACatttaaactataattatttcACGTATTAGTAATTAGTACCCAAATCATCATCTCTTCCATAAAATCCTCAACCTCCTTTAAAAACcatatattattagaaaagaaaggagTAAAGAACCTTcaactttctttctctttttatgctTAACAATGGTATCCTTAAGTACTATTATAAAACCTACCTtcgttaattatttttcaaaatttcatttaCTGTATTCCCCATGTAAATTGGTGTATtatcaataattcaaaaataaacatgcttaAGAAATGTCTTGATTCATTCCAAGAAGAGATCTTCAAGGGTAGAAATAATTTGCTCATCGAGAGTGAAAGGCTTCCTCTACAACACCATTATGTGAACCTCAACACTTAGGGAAAGTCTATTCCTATATGACCCAACATTGCTATTCTGAACTATATTGGTTGGTTGAACAAAATGCAACACTAGCTTGGTGAGACATGGAAATGCCAGAAGATTTTTGACGTGATTCATCTGCTTAGAATTCTtattaagaaaaacaaggaaCTACTAGCTACAATTCATTTGTTCCATATTCATGTGTAAGGATTtgatattttactaatttttctCCAATAAAAAGACAAGTAAGCTAACATGCATTTGAACAATTATGTCTACGGaaacaaatcaaagtttttaATCTAGTTTCTTGTGGACCAGTATGGAAAATTGAACTTCAATTGATGATTCAGTTAACCAGTTTTccaataacaaatataaaccatataaatGTTATAGttcagaattttattttattttttgtgctaaTTTTGACGCTCAGAATTTCGTGTTAAAGCTCCATGAGGCAGCTGAGTTGCGAGTAGGTGAACTCCCTGCACTACTGAACCAAATTCAACTTCCATTGATACAAGTGGTAGGCCAAAGGACAGAGCCTAAGACGGAGATTCTTCGTACGTTCTCTTAAGATTCCATTATATCTACAGCAGATAAAAGAAAGAATTGCATTCCACGCTGGAACCATCTTCCTCACATAATTACTGGGCTATAGATACTTATAAATGTATGTTTCCTTTTAAGATGCAGGAAAATGAAAGAGTATTCGGTATATAGTACATAATTTATGTACTCACAGCGATACTCATTCTGCAAATCTATTCGCCTATTTGTCTTTGTAAatggtaaatattcattatgTGCAGAAAAAAGGAGCAAGGGTAGTTTCCATTGCTGTTTGCTGATAATCTGCTCGAGTGAGTTGTAAATTGGTATTAACATTCGGTTATTATCTcgattgaaaagataaaaatggttaaaataaaagagtctataattgaaaaattatagataaaacatataaataaatctgtcacttgataattttaaagtgaatttctatactttcaaaatataaaatataaactgaATATGTGTAACAAATAAATCTGTCACTTCATGcattaaatttgatgaaaatggGAAAATAATGGGTTGCTGGCAAGATATTGTTTTGAACAAAGCATGGAAAAACGGTGAACCAAGAAGTGGTGGCAAAACTATGCTCTTCTTCCATTCTTTAACTCAATTTGTTAATTCTCCTTGAAGACAAGGGCACAATATGATAGGAAAATATATTAAGTCCGAAATGAAAATAAGCATACCATCAAAGTATGTCCCTCCATTTTATCTTCTTAGAGCACCATACTGCAAGGAATTAGAAACCAGTCACCATAACCACTGGGAAATTTCTTGTAAGCTGTGGATTGTCCCTCCCATGTTTGctctaaatcattttttttccttcaaaaaacaCTGTTGAAACTCTAAATCAATCGGGCTCTaagtaatttcattttttttttatatcataatgcATTTGATGGTTAGTGACGCATCACTCTGAGAAAGAGTTACCTGTTAGTCTACATGCACATCACACACTTTCCTCACTCTACTCTTCAGTTTacctttatataaaaacaagcaGATAAAAATTACTTACACTGGAATCTTACATAACATAAACCATGCCGACCTCTAGAAGAGACACTGGCGGAACCTTGAGTGCCACATCTGGCCCTCGGCAGTTCCGCCGGAGAAAATTGTACCCGAAATTAAGAGCCAGTCTCTTCAGAAGTGATGATCCTTGCTTTGCTTTAACATGCGAGTGCCCAAGTATAAATGCAGTACCAGCTTGTTGGGCTGATAACAAATCTTCTAGCTCTTCTTGTAACTGTAAATCCATATCAGATGGTGAGTGGGTTCCGGACTCATCATCAATAGCAAACCTCACTCTTCTTTCTACTACCCCAACCGGTTCCATTTCAATAACATCTGTCACGCTTTCTACTGTAGGGAAACCACCAGATATACTTGCTAGCTGCACACTCTCCTCAATCTCATAAGCTGGTATGCCTGAGAAAGAGACAGTTCCAATCACTGCCAACCTATACTCATTTGATGATTCATTGGATTGAGATGCATCGTCCTCAGGAAATGAGTTAGTCCCATGAGTTCGATGCCAATCATAGTTGATGAAATCAGCCAGTCGAGCAATGAGCTCTGATTCAAAAGAATCAACATCCTGGTGCACATCACGATATCCGTAACGGACAATGCACCTGTAAGACCGATGACTTGGAGGACCCACACGCCCAACAAGATACCTCTCCGCAGGGGGCACAAAAGGCACAGGCACTGATTTTACACACACAAAGACAAGGACACGATGGAAGGCAGGGAGGTTGGTGACAAAGCGCGAGAAGTTAGCAGGGATGCCAGAGGTGAGATCAGTGAAAACTAAGCCAATGCCAGGGACTCTAGCAATCCCCAAGCTTGGACCCAAGGCTAAAAGCCATTCTAGTGATAACTTGTTGTGGATGTCAAATTCATATTTCTTAACGGTGGCATAATGCCAAACAAACATGATGGTCATCAAAAAGAGGGCTAGAAGGATGGGGAGCCATGCACCCTCGGTGAATTTGGTTAGTGAAGCTGAGAAGTAAAGCAATTCAATGGAGCCGAAGAAAAGTAGAAAGGATAATGCTAGAATAGGGGGTTTGTGCCAACAAAGGATGATAACAAGGGAAGTAAGGCATGTGGTCACTAGCATCACTGTCATCACTGCTAACCCTGCAACAGGTAAGAACGAGTGAAAAAGTTCAAGTTCAATGAATCCCTCATTACTGACCAAATTTTAATGTTGAACTTCAATAATACTACAATATAACAAGGCCAATGCAGAAATTAGATTGATGGAATGAAGTAGTGTTCCTTATCAAGTATCAACAGATATGAACTTCAATTTCCGATCTAACAAGTGCATGTGTTGGGGTTAGAAAATTAAATGGTGCAACTTCAACTTCCCTATAATTAAATGGCAGGTTAGAAAATTATGAAGGGAGGTGCAACTTACCTGATGCATTTCCCATGTGCTTCGTGTCTCTAAATCCAATTGTCACAGCAATGCAGAGGATCATGAGCATCCAATTGATCTCAGGGATATAAATCTGGCCGTGTATCTTGTCAGAAGTGTGAACAACCTTCACTCTTGGGAAACAGCCAAGCGACTGGCTCTGGTTTATGATAGAGAATGTTCCACTGATTATCGCTTGGCTTCCCACAACAGAAGCAAGAATAGCTATTATGAGGACAGGTATCCTTAACTTCCCTATTCCAGAAAATTGTCATGATGTATTCTCAttgtcaaatatatatatattagttaagTATAAGCACAAATTGATAGAGGAATTGATATGGagattttgcattttattttcctgacttttttctttctttccaagtACAGGGACCTCGTAATTCATTTCAATCTGAATTAGCTTGCATATCTTAGTAATTCtgctaacaaaattataatccaTCCTTCAGCCAGCTTTCTATCAATTACATGCATATGCAATTTCCTTAGAAATGACTATTGAAGACGTACCTGGGACCGAGATATAAAAGCCAATATGGTTTGTGTTGTCATGATGCTGTGACAAATAAGCAGCTTGCCCCATATATGCCAATATAAGTGCTGGATAAACCAGAAAGGTGAATGCAATCTGAAATGGGTCAAAGAGTAGGATATTTTATCAGGCATTCAGAACCGACTTTCTTTGACAAGAAAAGATTCTGAAAGACTATATAAGTGTCAGATTTACCTGAATTGCAGTATACGAGAAGTGGCCAAGATCAGCAAACATTGCCTCGGAGCCTGCATACAGAGTCACACAGAACATTGGTACTTCGTAGCTGAATTATGAAAAGATTGAATCATTCAGAGGTTCGTTCGTAGAATATGATCCATCCAATTTATATCATGGAAAGAATATAATGGAAAGCAAATTATAAGATATTCTGCTATTGGTTTAGCAATATATAGCAAACAAGGAACAGGGTGAGCTTAAAACTTGGTTTCCAGTGAAACATGCAGGAAGGGAAAAGGTAAACAAGAACCTGTTATGCACAGCAATATTCCACCCAAAGACATCCACCcgcctttctttgttttcttcatgaACTTGAACATGTAATATGGTGAAAGAGCTTGATAGACATGTGGATTCCAGTGGATTATATTATACAGACCAAGGGCACTGATGCATAGCAGCCATGCCAAGACAACTGGTGCAAAGAGAAATCCCACCCGATGTGTGCCATAGTGTTGAAGTGTAAAAAGGCACACCAAGATGAAGCAAGTGATTGGAACTACTGCATCTGCAATACGGATGGCATAAAGAGTGCTATATGAGACAAGAATAGCAATAAAATAGGATATAAATGATAATCT
Protein-coding sequences here:
- the LOC118040565 gene encoding potassium transporter 2, encoding MDLGHGKCWDTSKKDSWKTLLLLAYQSLGVVYGDLSTSPLYVYKSTFAEDIQHSDTNEEIFGVLSFVFWTLTLVPLFKYVFVVLRADDNGEGGTFALYSLICRHAKVSLLPNRQVADESLSTYKLENPPEKDSSRVKMYLEKHKALHTALLILVLLGTCMVIGDGLLTPAISVFTAVSGLELSMSSNHHQYAVVPITCFILVCLFTLQHYGTHRVGFLFAPVVLAWLLCISALGLYNIIHWNPHVYQALSPYYMFKFMKKTKKGGWMSLGGILLCITGSEAMFADLGHFSYTAIQIAFTFLVYPALILAYMGQAAYLSQHHDNTNHIGFYISVPGKLRIPVLIIAILASVVGSQAIISGTFSIINQSQSLGCFPRVKVVHTSDKIHGQIYIPEINWMLMILCIAVTIGFRDTKHMGNASGLAVMTVMLVTTCLTSLVIILCWHKPPILALSFLLFFGSIELLYFSASLTKFTEGAWLPILLALFLMTIMFVWHYATVKKYEFDIHNKLSLEWLLALGPSLGIARVPGIGLVFTDLTSGIPANFSRFVTNLPAFHRVLVFVCVKSVPVPFVPPAERYLVGRVGPPSHRSYRCIVRYGYRDVHQDVDSFESELIARLADFINYDWHRTHGTNSFPEDDASQSNESSNEYRLAVIGTVSFSGIPAYEIEESVQLASISGGFPTVESVTDVIEMEPVGVVERRVRFAIDDESGTHSPSDMDLQLQEELEDLLSAQQAGTAFILGHSHVKAKQGSSLLKRLALNFGYNFLRRNCRGPDVALKVPPVSLLEVGMVYVM